tatatatatatatatatatatatatatatatatatatatatatatacactgtttattttagttatttttttcccTGTTTTTCCACACTTTTTGTACGATTTGTtctaatttgttaattttttcatgctcatataaatgttttggcaatacaatgtacaatttgtcatgccaataaagctcatttgaattgaattgagagcgagagagagagagagagctaaatGACTAAAGACCTAAATGacctctcaaaattaaaaatactgcTAGGAGAGTGACAGGGCACATCTTGCTGCCCAATATGTATCAGcatgccacaacctgagggacagtgaaagatctagacaaacacacacaatgtgatgtggtcaaataaataataatgataataataatgtatatagctgttatttatatattactaatatactgtccaagttattggacaaaatgtattttgcttttattctattttatttattctatttgatgctttggcaacattgtttttgaaactttcatgccaataaagcccattgaattgaattgagagagagagagagagagagagagagagagagagagagagagagagacaggttgcTAATGTTGGtgtctgaaaaataaataaaatagtgattcagcaaatatctttaaaatctttaaaaaatacattatttctgATTCAAATCGTGTTTTCACCAacatattaaaacaataataatttaatataaaaaaatgaaaaatattttaaataaaaatgtgaacgccgccttggtacttttattttgaagcgtATTTTTCTGTGTGCACAAACGGAAACAACGCTACTTTTGCTATTTTGGAGGGAGTATCAAAAATGTATCAACAACAAGAAGTCCATGCATGTTTGTAGTTTTTTCGTTTTAAATAAGTTCAAAACAGTTCAAAAACAGCAGCTAAAAGCCCACGTTTTTCATGGTTGAAAGAGACTATGATTGTGTTTGCCCAAAAATGGGCTGCATAGTATGGTTCCGATGTACTGACAGCTGTCATAAACAAGGACAGTagcaacacacacatttaaaacgggacttcatcttgtttttttgtttgttgttgttttttttttttagtcaactCTTGTAGTACACAATGCAAAGGACTGTGCCAAGCCTCCCTCTGGCGCCTTCAGTGAAGGTAAAACTAATTAATGCTGGTTTCCAGGTGGCCGCAGATTTGATTGACCTGCGTCCTCTTCAACTTTGCAAAGGTATTTTACCATCACCACCACAACAGTGCTGTATTTGGAGCTGGAAATAGCACAAAAGTACCTGCATTACTCTCTCACTAATAGAAAtacaaattactattataataaatAGAAAGTTTAGCAACATTCTGTTGGATGTGCAATggttatttttttccccacagaGACAGGGATATCACAACAGGAGGCAGTGGAGGTGTTGCAGATTTTGCGCTGTGATACCCAAACTCACCAGCAGGGAGCGGCAACAGAGAGCTTAACGGCACTGGATCTCCTGCACCAAGAGCAGGCTTTGGGAAGCATTGTGACATTCTGCTCAGACCTGGATGATGCCCTCGGAGGGGGAGTGCCTGTTGGAAAGACCACCGAGATCTGTGGAGCTCCTGGTGTTGGAAAGACCCAACTATGGTATGAGAATAAATggaataaacaaattattttggaTAGAGGCAATTAGTTGATTGCATTACAATTGTCTGTgtaacattttatgttaatgtcaCATAATCCATTTgtgcatcttaaatgcagtttgaccactttgtgtgtttatattagaTGGTagtttaaaggactagttcaccaaaaatattttactcaccatcatgattTCCCAGCTGTGTATGTCttaattctgcagaacacaaacaaagatttttttgaagaatattctcagctctgttggtccatacattaCCTATTCCATATGTGAATGGTGGCcggaactctgaagctccaaaaatcacataaaggcagcataaaagtaatccataggactccagtgtttaaatccatatcttcagaagaaatatgatgggggtgggtgagaaacagatattagagtaatttttactataaatctacactttcacttacacattctttttcttttgttttttggtgattcacattcttcatgcatattgccacctattggCAGGACAAAGATGAAACGTTAtggtaaaaaagacttaaatattgatctctttctctcccacacctattatattgcttctgaagacatggatttaaccactggactcttaTGTCTCTGAAGAGTCttacttttatggtgattttatgtgctttgtggagcttcaaagttctggccatgattcacttgcattgcttgGACCTAAAgagacctgaaatattcttccaaaaatctttgcttgtgttctgcagaagaaagacatttgggatggcatgagggtgagtaaatgataagagaattgtcattgttgtgtgaactattcctttaacattgtttcaaaagtagtaattttgtcatttttgtaatagagacttttttttccttctaaGCATGCAGTTGGCTGTGGATGTACAGATTCCAGTGTGTTTTGGAGGTCTGGAAGGAAAGGTGCTGTATATAGACACAGAGGGCAGTTTCTTGGTGCAGCGTGTAGCTGATATGGCAGAGGCAGCCGTGCAGCATTGCATCTTGTTAGCAGAGGATGCAGGTATGATCCGAAAAACTTTGAGATATACCTAATACTGCTCACCTTTAGTTTCACTAGATGTATACGATTTTTTTTGTCTGTACGCTATGTATTAATATCTGTTAGTCTGTACTTACAAGTTTACAATTAAATCTTGTTTTGCTTTTCCTCATAGAACAGAAAAAAGCCTTAGAGGAACTTACTGCTGAGAACATCCTTTCCAATCTCTTCCTGGTCCGTTGCCATGACTACGCAGAACTGTTAGCTGAGGTTTACCTCCTACCTGACTTCCTGGCTGAGCAACCTGAGGTATGAAGCTCTAAATAAAGAACAACAATAGGACAaaacattcaacacaataatgcTACTGCTATATGCTTATAAATTACTTGTTGTAATATTGTCCAATCACAGGTGCGTTTAGTTGTGATTGACAGCATTGCCTTCCCGTTCCGGCATGAATTTGAGGATCTTTCCCGGAGAACCCGCCTCCTGAATGGCCTTGCCCAGCAACTCATCCAATTGGCAACACAACGCAGTGTAGCAGTACAGTTTACAACACTGCACCTCTCACAGCTGCAACAAAGAACAATGAA
The sequence above is drawn from the Xyrauchen texanus isolate HMW12.3.18 chromosome 43, RBS_HiC_50CHRs, whole genome shotgun sequence genome and encodes:
- the LOC127635706 gene encoding DNA repair protein RAD51 homolog 3-like isoform X4 encodes the protein MQRTVPSLPLAPSVKVKLINAGFQVAADLIDLRPLQLCKETGISQQEAVEVLQILRCDTQTHQQGAATESLTALDLLHQEQALGSIVTFCSDLDDALGGGVPVGKTTEICGAPGVGKTQLCMQLAVDVQIPVCFGGLEGKVLYIDTEGSFLVQRVADMAEAAVQHCILLAEDAEQKKALEELTAENILSNLFLVRCHDYAELLAEVYLLPDFLAEQPEVRLVVIDSIAFPFRHEFEDLSRRTRLLNGLAQQLIQLATQRSVAVVLTNQMTTRVSNGQSKLVPALGESWGHAATQRLILHWEGLKRLASLYKSPSQMEATIQYQITVQGFRDAPDESRSAIMSSVDSSLSENHSKRPRIEDQT
- the LOC127635706 gene encoding DNA repair protein RAD51 homolog 3-like isoform X5, whose product is MYTMQRTVPSLPLAPSVKVKLINAGFQVAADLIDLRPLQLCKETGISQQEAVEVLQILRCDTQTHQQGAATESLTALDLLHQEQALGSIVTFCSDLDDALGGGVPVGKTTEICGAPGVGKTQL
- the LOC127635706 gene encoding DNA repair protein RAD51 homolog 3-like isoform X3, with translation MYTMQRTVPSLPLAPSVKVKLINAGFQVAADLIDLRPLQLCKETGISQQEAVEVLQILRCDTQTHQQGAATESLTALDLLHQEQALGSIVTFCSDLDDALGGGVPVGKTTEICGAPGVGKTQLCMQLAVDVQIPVCFGGLEGKVLYIDTEGSFLVQRVADMAEAAVQHCILLAEDAEQKKALEELTAENILSNLFLVRCHDYAELLAEVYLLPDFLAEQPEVRLVVIDSIAFPFRHEFEDLSRRTRLLNGLAQQLIQLATQRSVAVVLTNQMTTRVSNGQSKLVPALGESWGHAATQRLILHWEGLKRLASLYKSPSQMEATIQYQITVQGFRDAPDESRSAIMSSVDSSLSENHSKRPRIEDQT